In Plasmodium chabaudi chabaudi strain AS genome assembly, chromosome: 9, the sequence GAAttgataaattttataaaaaaaggagagaaaaaaagctttatagaaataattttaaaatatgatgagACAAGAAATGTGTGTGTCAAAAGAATcatgaatataaatgataataaagtaGAATCTATTTGGCtagtaaataatataaaaacaaatttctcaaatattttagatattcaaaaagaatattatttaaatttagatAATTTGATCACATTTATGCCTCAAGAAAATGTTAGTAAATTTTCAAGACTAAATCCGGAAGAGTTATTTGAATACACACTTTTAGCAATTGATGGTAATCTTTTAAAAACttataaagatataaatgacattataaataataaacaagtTGGAGAAAAGAAGTTGGTTATATATGAGCATGAAATTgttgaagaagaaaaattaatgactagcttagaagaaaaaaaaggcCGATttgatgaattaaaaaatcttATTTATACTGTCAAGTTATATAAAGTTAAAAAGcatatgataattttagaaaaaagaCGAGAAGActtaaaacaatataaagtaaaaatagaTGAATTAACTAAAGATAAGgataaacaatttaaagttgtaaaaaaatatttaagggaaatagaaaaatgccataaaattataaacaaagTATCACTGAAAGTtaaccaaaaaaaaaatcaaataaaggAAGCCGTTTCTAAATATGTGATAtggaatataaaattagatGAACTCGAACAAGGTATTgtaaaagaagaaaaaattatggaaGACACTGtcaaaaatttatataataattcacATTATGCTAAAGATATAGATTaccaaattaaaaaaacaaagagagaaataaaagaaatcgAAGCGTTTTTCagtgaaaaagaaaaaaataacaaaagaACTATTATACGAGAAACTGAATTACAAACAGAATTAAAAGAATTGTTAAatgaaagtaaaaaaattatgatgaaaaaatatactttaCAATCAGATATAGACGTAAttacaaacaaaataaaaaaagcacgaaattatgaacatatTCAAGAAGAAAGAATGTTAAATAATATCGATTTTGTTTTCAGAGAAAGAATAGTTAATTATAAGAGAAaccttaaaaatattgtacgAACACACAACTTAATAAGTAATGATTTTGTAGACGATTTAACAACCAAATATGATGTAACCAAAATATCAAGTCAAAATGAACTTAATAATGCTATTGCTGACGAATTGGCTAAAAGAGATATTCTTTATGGACctatttgtaaatatattaaatgcaAAAACCCTGAAtttgattatatattagaattttttttaaaaaaatattttaatagttttttactaattaaaaaagaaaaccaAGAACTTCTTGAagcattatataaaaatcacAAACTTTCAGTTATCACTATGTCAAAAGAAACTCATGAATTTTGTCATGTAACTAgcgaaatgaaaaaaagaggagtcatatgttttttatatgaattatttgaaaGCCCCGAAGTAATAAAACATGGATTATCCAATTTTTTACCACTAACTATAGCGTTTGTAATAAATGATGATGtaatcaaaaataaaagcacagatgaaataaacgagtttaacaattttatgaTAAAAGAATTATCAAAACAGTTAAACGAAGAAATTAATAGCTTATTCTATTTTTGTAGTAATAATGTGCatagatataaaataagttcctataataaaaatgtctatatgcatactttttcgtatataaaaaaatcgtgtaatatattatacagtATAACAAGCGATATAGAACGTGATTTAGACCTtctatttgaaaaaaaacaaaaatatattgaagaGTTAACAGAGGTAGAAGAAAGCCTACACGAACTtgataaatcaaaaaaagcaaaaaatgatgaacataataaaataattttagaaAGAACGGAAATgaagataaaaaaggaaaggCTAGTTATACtaaataatgatttaataaaattacaaaacgatttaaatgtttatttaaaaggAGAAGATATAATagaccaaaaaaaaaaaagtataatgaaaaatataacttcAATAAAtggtgaaaaaataaaagtgtGTGAGGAATATTTTCTACTTTTAAAAGAACATGTAAAATGGGATCaagaattattttcagAATCTCGTTATCTTAATAAATGGAAAAGATATATGTCtgttatcaaaaatataaatgcagAGAACGAAGAAAAACTCAATGCAACCAAAAATCTGATTGATGCTGAAATTACCAACTATACAACATgtttaaatgatataaaggAATTAGaagaaattataaagaCTAAAAAAAGTGCATTAACAGATAGCGAAATCCAACTTGTTGATGAAATTAATTTACCTTTAGAagaaattaacaaaaagcTACATGAATGTTTTATTCAACAAAGATTATTTCCAGATATTGAAAaggaagaagaaaaatataacctTATAGCTCTTCAAATACAAAAACATAAAgataatatagaaaataaaaaaaaagacattgaaaatttaaaaatagatttacaaaattatgataaacAAATTGAAACTATGATACCTAATTGGTCAAATGAagtaaatgaatatattatttttttaaatcataattttcaaaaatttatgaattttataaacCCAGATTATGATGGCAAAATTGAGttagttaaaaaaagtaataaatatgaaaaatgccaattatttgttaaagttaaatttaaaaaaacatcacCCTTTTTATCATTGTCTGTGTCTCATCAATCTGGAGGGGAAAGATCATTAAGTACTatgatatacatattatcgATTCAAAAATTGACAAAAAATGGATTTTATGTTCTTGATGAGTTAAATCAAGGTTTAGATCAagttaatgaaaaaaaaatatttgaattaCTTTCCTGTTTATCCAATCCAACAATATATGAacaacattttttacatcAATAcaattacaaatatataaatatcgaCTATAAATCAAAACcacaatattttatattaacacCACAAATTATTCGGAATATACCATTCAAGGACATAACGGTTCACTACCTATTCAATGGCTTTGGTGTGATTGAAAATCAGTTTGATGATTTACTTTAATAAACCGAGAAAgcaaaaaattggaaattAAGAAGTATGTTAATGTTACTAACCCCAATAGGTGCCCTTCCGCCGTATATTTCCCCTTTTCATTTCGTCATTTCGTCATCTCgccatttttaattttttcatcctTTTTTCATCCTTTTTCCATCCTTTTTTCacccttttttttattcttatttttgttctttttcattttttcgtttCCCCACTTCCCCACTATTCGTGCttgcaaattttttaaaaaacaaaaaatttaataacatTTGCATtctaaatatgaaaataaaaaaacgacAATATTtcacataaaatatgtgggtaaagaatatatataaaacaaaaaaaaaacacaacTATATCACCAAACAATTTTAAGCCGTCAAATATATTGccctatatttataaacatttttatacgCAATTTTTGtaacgtttttttttttctctataaatatttaccCATAGGAGTATGCGTATTCATATGAGAAATacgaattattttttttacaatttaaataaaaaaattaaataaataaataagtgaataagtgaatatatatatatgttttaaaataatttaggtttcaaaaaaattaatgaaaaataaaaacttggttgttttttttaaattattattcaagagtaaatacaaatatgcaTAGATAATTAACAAGGTTGTTGAGGATGCCTATGcagatataataattataaattcacGAGTTTgataattacaaaaaaaaatcaatcatataaattatgaacaataTTCATATGGCTATACAAATTGTATgagagaaaaatatttataaattttatctCAATGagtacataaaataaaaatatacaaacaataatattttcaacaaAACTACgatttaactttttttataatttgacaagtatacatatatttagaaaaaatatatcatggATTCATCAGATGCTGCAAATAACTCCGATGCTCAGGAAAATACAACAGAAGTTaatgcaaaaatatttccattaGCATCTCCAGAATTGACCAATCAAATATTAGACGTCATACAAAGGGCAACTGTGTACAGACAACTTAGAAGAGGCGCGAATGAGggtaagaaaaaaaatataaaataaaaatatcatataaaacGTCACTATATGCGTTAAAACTATGTTATGCTTTTCCAAATGGGACATGATCACAATTCACAtgcatgtattttttttcagctGTTAAAAGTTTGCATAAGGGAATATCGGAATTAGTCGTTTTAGCAGCAGATGCTAAGCCATTAGAAATCATTTCTCACATCCCCTTAGTTTGTGAAGATAAGGTAtgcaatttaaaaaaaaaaatgcgcACTATATTACAATCAGATTTGCTATGAAAAATGTTACGACATCATGCgcattattttgtatattcatttatatattcacatttttatactttttagaACACCCCGTATGTGTATGTTCGAAGCAAAATGGCGTTAGGACGTGCTTGCGGAATATCGAGATCCGTGATAGCAACTTCAATAATTACAAAAGATGGATCACCATTAGAAACGCAAATAACAGAATTAAAAGATTTGATAGAACaaatgttaatataatttatacatttttaaaaattttgttttttttatctaaacatataatttttattcgtttttattttcattgaATTGCATACagaatcatttttttttattcatttactAATATGTTCAAGTCTATAATATATCCTTATATTCTTACATGCTTAAATGCATTTAACTTTAAACACACACATTATtcatatgtaatatatacaagAGTAAATACTAACAAActtttaatatacaattttgttTGCCTTCTCACACAAATTTAAGTTTATACAATTTGGAACACACAAAGGATGAAAGGGTagacatatttatattcgcAAAAATGTTTATCATCATACATTTCGCTAACTAATAATATGCGTCATCACTGATTGTGATATTTATACTTTAATATGAACAATGAAATACCAAAATGTCTAGTTAatattttgcatatatagaataataaacataagTCCTAGCGATACATACAAAggtttaactttttttttaatcgaAACACAAATATTGTTgggaataaaataatattcgtttataattatttatatatttctaaccagccaaaaaaaaaaaaaaatagttgacatatttactattaaaaaagttgaaaatgataagcagcggatatatacatacttattatcaaataagTAAGACCctcaaattttaaaaaaatatgaaaacaaTACAAACAAAATTGAACTAAAGTTGCAAACACTTATGTTATCATATCATACTATGGCTTGTCTTCTTTATACCGTTTTcataaatacataatatattcattttgatGGGGGTATACATTTTTCCCTTATGATATAATTAAGTATGATACAaacttatataaaaaaatgattatataaacatttaagaatattaaatatttgttaaataaaaaaaatataattaattttattaagaaaatattttgacgtatatatgaattataaattatcccatttccttttttttcatataatttttttttttttttttttttaaaataatataaaaatattgcaaaaataaattaaaatatagcaatgataaaaaatttaaagcaTACTTATAacaacaataaaaataaatatttccaattgaaagaataaaaaatagttaaaagaaatgatttttctgtttttccttttttattcgtttatttatatgtttttgtatttttatatatttgtatatttgtgttattttcattataaaaataatatattagttatatataagaataGGCTTATAAACTTTATtgattttaattatatataaaataaatatagaatgcctactatattttataatcccatcttttattaatttttagtattatatgaataatattatatattatgcatatatgggCATTTTAAATTCgtgaatattattttcattccCTTCGTTTTTGATCATAAAGGTCTgtttgataattttatatatctatatattatttcttatctttatattttatttgaatttttt encodes:
- a CDS encoding structural maintenance of chromosomes protein 5, putative, coding for MKPTNKRKKNKPENKRHAKKNKITDKNKDLSNDNCEVIDLIEGDPIIQNNKSGKSKGKSPQKIQSDKKNESHNNSKKGANKHESSKKTKKSKKNDNITDNSKSQSNWLESTLLQSTSGNVEPESSDRLRKLKKGAIIEITLFNWMVFSGPIKLKASEGINLIAAANASGKSSIVCALVFGLGYNSSVLSRNKELINFIKKGEKKSFIEIILKYDETRNVCVKRIMNINDNKVESIWLVNNIKTNFSNILDIQKEYYLNLDNLITFMPQENVSKFSRLNPEELFEYTLLAIDGNLLKTYKDINDIINNKQVGEKKLVIYEHEIVEEEKLMTSLEEKKGRFDELKNLIYTVKLYKVKKHMIILEKRREDLKQYKVKIDELTKDKDKQFKVVKKYLREIEKCHKIINKVSLKVNQKKNQIKEAVSKYVIWNIKLDELEQGIVKEEKIMEDTVKNLYNNSHYAKDIDYQIKKTKREIKEIEAFFSEKEKNNKRTIIRETELQTELKELLNESKKIMMKKYTLQSDIDVITNKIKKARNYEHIQEERMLNNIDFVFRERIVNYKRNLKNIVRTHNLISNDFVDDLTTKYDVTKISSQNELNNAIADELAKRDILYGPICKYIKCKNPEFDYILEFFLKKYFNSFLLIKKENQELLEALYKNHKLSVITMSKETHEFCHVTSEMKKRGVICFLYELFESPEVIKHGLSNFLPLTIAFVINDDVIKNKSTDEINEFNNFMIKELSKQLNEEINSLFYFCSNNVHRYKISSYNKNVYMHTFSYIKKSCNILYSITSDIERDLDLLFEKKQKYIEELTEVEESLHELDKSKKAKNDEHNKIILERTEMKIKKERLVILNNDLIKLQNDLNVYLKGEDIIDQKKKSIMKNITSINGEKIKVCEEYFLLLKEHVKWDQELFSESRYLNKWKRYMSVIKNINAENEEKLNATKNLIDAEITNYTTCLNDIKELEEIIKTKKSALTDSEIQLVDEINLPLEEINKKLHECFIQQRLFPDIEKEEEKYNLIALQIQKHKDNIENKKKDIENLKIDLQNYDKQIETMIPNWSNEVNEYIIFLNHNFQKFMNFINPDYDGKIELVKKSNKYEKCQLFVKVKFKKTSPFLSLSVSHQSGGERSLSTMIYILSIQKLTKNGFYVLDELNQGLDQVNEKKIFELLSCLSNPTIYEQHFLHQYNYKYINIDYKSKPQYFILTPQIIRNIPFKDITVHYLFNGFGVIENQFDDLL
- a CDS encoding 13 kDa ribonucleoprotein-associated protein, putative is translated as MDSSDAANNSDAQENTTEVNAKIFPLASPELTNQILDVIQRATVYRQLRRGANEAVKSLHKGISELVVLAADAKPLEIISHIPLVCEDKNTPYVYVRSKMALGRACGISRSVIATSIITKDGSPLETQITELKDLIEQMLI